In one window of Bradyrhizobium diazoefficiens DNA:
- a CDS encoding TIGR04290 family methyltransferase produces MNQSALSREEIRQRVDALGPWFHNLDLNGVRTAPSHFLGDYPNVKWRRFAGIIPDRLDGKTVLDIGCNAGFYAMEMKRRGAERVIGLDTDEEYLAQARFAAEVNGLKIEFRKMSAYDVGQLREKFDLVIFMGVLYHLRHPLLALDLIHEHAAGDLLLFQSMQRGESRVDPVDKNYDFWTTGQFDSPGYPKLHFIENKYADDPTNWWVPNRACAEAMLRSAGFAIAAHPEDEVYLCKRVQRPQAEGPVYPSREASR; encoded by the coding sequence ATGAATCAGAGCGCCCTCTCCCGCGAGGAAATCCGCCAGCGCGTCGATGCGCTCGGGCCCTGGTTTCACAACCTCGATCTGAACGGCGTGCGGACCGCGCCTTCGCACTTTCTCGGCGACTATCCCAATGTCAAATGGCGGCGCTTTGCCGGAATCATTCCGGACCGTCTGGACGGCAAGACCGTCCTCGATATCGGCTGCAATGCCGGGTTCTACGCCATGGAGATGAAACGGCGTGGCGCCGAGCGCGTCATCGGCCTCGACACCGACGAGGAATATCTGGCGCAGGCCCGCTTCGCAGCCGAGGTCAACGGCCTCAAGATCGAATTCCGCAAGATGTCAGCCTATGATGTCGGACAGCTGCGCGAAAAGTTCGATCTCGTGATCTTCATGGGCGTACTCTACCATCTGCGGCACCCGCTGCTGGCACTCGACCTGATTCATGAACACGCAGCTGGCGATCTGCTCCTGTTCCAGTCCATGCAGCGCGGTGAGAGTCGCGTGGATCCAGTCGACAAGAACTACGACTTCTGGACCACCGGTCAGTTCGACTCGCCGGGCTATCCAAAGCTGCACTTCATCGAAAACAAATATGCCGACGATCCCACCAATTGGTGGGTGCCGAACCGCGCCTGCGCCGAAGCCATGTTGCGCAGCGCCGGCTTTGCCATCGCGGCGCATCCGGAAGATGAAGTCTATCTCTGCAAGCGGGTGCAAAGGCCGCAGGCGGAAGGACCGGTCTATCCCTCGCGGGAGGCGAGCCGATGA
- a CDS encoding nucleotidyltransferase family protein — protein sequence MWGIVPAAGRGSRIQPLAFSKELLPVGSRRDDGTDRPCAVAEYLLERLILGGADKICFVISPGKSDILEYFGDHYGSAQLAYVVQPDASGLCDAVFRARTVVGHDEDVIVGLPDTVWFPKAALQTLPGADLSFLLFPVEHPELFDAVVLDGDRVKEIQVKQRGAASKWIWGAFKMSARGFRELQSLWMTRDRRDEYFGTLVNAYIAGGGQGLGVKAGESYVDVGTIGGYRTAMALLAESSTANGRSRLLAGGSSEAVRPAAAMTNGATA from the coding sequence ATGTGGGGCATCGTTCCGGCCGCGGGCCGCGGCAGCCGAATCCAGCCGCTCGCCTTTTCCAAGGAATTGCTTCCGGTCGGAAGCCGCCGCGACGACGGCACCGATCGGCCCTGCGCGGTCGCGGAATATCTGCTGGAGCGCCTGATCCTTGGCGGTGCCGACAAGATCTGCTTCGTGATCTCGCCCGGCAAATCCGACATCCTCGAATATTTCGGGGATCACTATGGCAGCGCTCAGCTCGCCTATGTGGTTCAGCCCGACGCTTCGGGTCTGTGCGATGCGGTGTTCAGGGCGAGGACGGTGGTCGGCCATGACGAAGACGTCATTGTCGGCCTTCCGGATACAGTGTGGTTCCCCAAGGCGGCGTTGCAGACGTTGCCCGGCGCCGACCTTTCGTTTCTGCTGTTTCCGGTCGAGCATCCCGAGTTGTTCGATGCCGTCGTGCTCGACGGCGATCGCGTGAAGGAGATCCAGGTCAAGCAGCGCGGCGCGGCGTCCAAATGGATCTGGGGCGCCTTCAAGATGTCGGCGCGCGGATTTCGCGAACTGCAGTCGCTGTGGATGACGCGCGATCGGCGCGATGAATATTTCGGGACACTCGTCAACGCCTACATCGCGGGCGGCGGCCAGGGACTTGGGGTCAAGGCCGGCGAATCCTATGTCGATGTCGGCACTATCGGAGGCTATCGCACGGCAATGGCTTTGCTGGCTGAAAGCTCGACTGCAAACGGGCGTTCACGATTATTGGCCGGCGGATCATCGGAAGCAGTCCGGCCAGCCGCGGCCATGACTAACGGAGCGACTGCATGA